In the genome of Spirochaetaceae bacterium, the window CGATGCGGTGATCCACCTGTCCGGTGAGAATATCGGCGCCGGCCGCTGGACCGCGGCGCGTCGGCAGCGCATCCGCGACAGCCGCGTTGCGTCGACCGCCCTGCTGTGCGGCGCGCTCGCGTCGCTTCGCCGCCCGCCCGCGGTGCTGGTGTGTGCGTCGGCGATTGGGTACTACGGCACCGGCGACGGTCCGGCCGACGAGGCGGCACCGGCCGGTATCGGCTTCCTGAGCGAGGTGACGGCCGCGTGGGAGCAGGCCGCCGAGCCGGCACGGGCGGCCGGCATCCGCGTTGCACACGCCCGGCTCGGTCCGGTGCTCAGCAAGGAGGCGGGCATGCTGAAACGGCTGCTGCCGATATTCCGGCTCGGGGCCGGCGGCGTGGTCGGCAGCGGCCGCCAGGTGATGAGCTGGATCGGGCTGGCTGACGCGGTCGGCGCGTTCGGCTTTCTGATGACCTGCGACCGGGCGCACGGCCCCTTCAACCTGGTAGCGCCCGAGCCGGCCACCAACCGCGAGTTCACGCGCACGCTGGCCGCCGTTGTGCGCCGCCCGGCGTTCGCGCCCGTTCCCGGCATCGCCATCCGGCTGCTGTTCGGCGAGATGGGCGACCAGCTCATCCTCAAGGGCAAGGCGGTGGTGCCGGCACGCCTCACCGAACTCGGCTTCCGCTGGCTGGAACCGACCCTGGAGGGTGCCTTGCGCCGCGAGCTCGACTTACCCGCGGGGTGAGTCCGATGCCGGCCGGCGGCGCGGTCAGCTCTTGTCGCGGTTCGGCAGGTGCAGGATCTCGCGCGGCTTGCTGCCGTTGGCGGGACCCACGATGCCGCGTTGCTCCATCTCCTCGACCAGGCGGGCGGCGCGGTTGTAGCCGATCTTGAGCTTGCGCTGCAGGTAGGAGGCCGACGCCTTGCCGGCGCCGGCCACGATCTCCAGCGCCTGCTCCATCATCGGGTCGCCGGCTCCCGGGTCCAGGACGAGCTCCGACTCCTCGTCGTCGAACAGGATGTCCTCGTCGATATAGTCCGGCTCGCCCAGTTCGCGCACCTTCTCGGTAACCCGCTCCACCTCTTCCTCCGACACCAGGGCGCCCTGGATGCGCAGTGGGTTGGCGTCCCAGGCCGGCACGAACAGCATGTCACCGCGGCCGAGCAGCTTCTCTGCGCCCACCGCATCGATGATGATGCGCGAGTCGAACTTGCTCGCCACCATGAACGCGATGCGCGACGGGATGTTGGCCTTGATCAGCCCGGTGATCACGTCGATGGAAGGCCGCTGCGTGGCCAGCACGATGTGGATGCCCACCGCGCGCGCCATCGCCGCCA includes:
- a CDS encoding TIGR01777 family oxidoreductase — protein: MAAGEHSTEPLRVLVSGASGLIGRAVAESLASGGHQVVRLVRRPPASPAEIAWDPAAGQLDADGLDGFDAVIHLSGENIGAGRWTAARRQRIRDSRVASTALLCGALASLRRPPAVLVCASAIGYYGTGDGPADEAAPAGIGFLSEVTAAWEQAAEPARAAGIRVAHARLGPVLSKEAGMLKRLLPIFRLGAGGVVGSGRQVMSWIGLADAVGAFGFLMTCDRAHGPFNLVAPEPATNREFTRTLAAVVRRPAFAPVPGIAIRLLFGEMGDQLILKGKAVVPARLTELGFRWLEPTLEGALRRELDLPAG